A stretch of the Papaver somniferum cultivar HN1 chromosome 6, ASM357369v1, whole genome shotgun sequence genome encodes the following:
- the LOC113287200 gene encoding seipin-2-like, whose protein sequence is MKEPSNEDLFDQFFDAPDEFSFSDCIKDIESELVESVGSSIISEVEFKEGKANESVSKKPNTLRPSFPDGLRRRSPSFELGKKIGSNFAEDLNSRSPVVSEIVEVSEEKIIPRVKKNNIKEKKKKAREVSDPSEISSDKTIKDNGESKRNQENSVVTSENENSSLVNLNESSSSSMLVFMAELVIKAISFQLNLCYSFFTFPIWLLYCSFLLTTNPIRTIKDGKEYVTQKLFRIWSVSCEFVSPILSEQLKGNKSFGKFLGKFGWGFFWSVYVCTILFGLLVSGFVIGGILMRYLVEEPFQFTGVLNFDYTKPKPVALVPLMSCPSASCGLNCEEKPESGRFIGSRAIPPNHKLQLTVSLTLPESDYNKKLGVFQVRLEILSASGRVTDSSRHTSMLRYKSQLITYLETFLKSASLLAGYSSEEQVLKLKMRGFTEGYDPTSCIRVILEQRAEYRPGAGVPEIYGASLVLESELPILKRIIWHWKKTILIWISMVLFLMQFLMILVCCRPIIIPRIRPRCGSANNNGCRNNRAQTRAS, encoded by the exons ATGAAAGAGCCAAGTAATGAAGATCTCTTCGATCAATTCTTTGATGCTCCAGATGAATTTTCCTTCTCTGATTGTATCAAAGATATTGAATCAGAACTAGTAGAGTCTGTTGGATCATCAATTATCTCCGAGGTTGAATTCAAAGAAGGTAAAGCTAATGAGAGTGTAAGCAAAAAACCAAATACCCTAAGACCTTCTTTTCCCGATGGATTAAGACGTAGATCACCATCGTTTGAACTAGGTAAAAAAATAGGTAGTAATTttgctgaggatttgaattctAGATCTCCTGTAGTTTCTGAAATTGTCGAGGTTTCTGAAGAAAAAATCATTCCTAGagtgaaaaaaaataatattaaggagaagaagaagaaggcacGTGAAGTATCTGATCCTTCTGAAATAAGCTCAGATAAAACTATTAAAGACAATGGTGAAAGCAAAAGGAATCAAGAGAATTCTGTTGTTACTTCGGAAAATGAGAATTCTTCATTAGTAAAtttaaatgaatcttcatcatcaagtaTGTTGGTGTTTATGGCGGAATTGGTTATTAAGGCAATTAGCTTTCAACTTAATTTATGTTATAGTTTTTTCACTTTTCCAATTTGGTTATTGTATTGTTCTTTTTTGCTTACAACTAATCCCATTAGAACTATAAAAGATGGAAAAGAATATGTTACACAGAAATTATTTAGAATATGGAGTGTTTCATGTGAGTTTGTTTCTCCAATTTTGTCTGAACAATTGAAGGGAAACAAATCATTCGGGAAGTTTTTAGGAAAGTTTGGTTGGGGATTTTTCTGGTCGGTTTACGTTTGTACGATATTGTTTGGTTTATTGGTATCCGGATTTGTGATTGGTGGTATATTAATGAGATATTTGGTTGAGGAACCATTTCAGTTCACTGGAGTTTTGAACTTTGATTATACCAAGCCGAAACCTGTCGCCTTAGTACCTCTGATGTCATGTCCTAGTGCTTCTTGCGGTTTGAACTGCGAAGAAAAACCCGAGTCTGGAAGGTTCATCGGTTCACGAGCTATCCCTCCTAATCACAAACTGCAGCTCACTGTATCGTTAACACTGCCGGAGTCGGATTACAATAAGAAGCTTGGGGTCTTCCAG GTGAGGTTGGAGATTTTATCTGCAAGTGGTAGAGTCACGGACAGTTCTAGACATACAAGCATGCTGCGATACAAAAGCCAGCTTATTACATATCTAGAGACCTTTCTTAAGAGTGCTTCTCTGCTTGCTGGCTATTCATCAGAAGAACAAGTTCTTAAACTAAAAATGAGAGGCTTTACTGAGGGGTATGACCCAACCTCATGCATAAGAGTGATCCTTGAACAACGAGCCGAATATAGACCTGGTGCTGGTGTACCAGAAATTTATGGTGCCTCTTTGGTGCTAGAGTCTGAGCTCCCTATACTTAAGAGGATCATTTGGCATTGGAAGAAAACGATATTGATCTGGATCAGTATGGTGTTGTTTCTAATGCAGTTTCTGATGATCTTAGTTTGCTGTAGACCTATTATTATTCCAAGGATAAGGCCAAGGTGTGGTTCTGCTAACAACAATGGTTGTCGAAATAATCGAGCCCAGACTCGAGCCAGTTAA